GCGCAGGCACCCGCCTCGACCAGATACAGTTCCAGCTCGACCTGTTCTTCGGCGCGGGCAATCGCCGCCAACATGCGCGGGAAAAACTCCGGGCCATCGACCAGCAACTCAAAGCGATTGCCTTCACGCCAGGGGAATACGGCTCCGGTCATCTCAGCGCGCCGTAAAAATCAGCACCGCACTCACCGGCACCGAGAGACTGATGGCCGACAAACCGGCAACGTTGCGCAAGCCTTCGAGCCCCGGCGCCAGATCAAAATCTGCCGCGTTGATCACCAGCGGCTCCAGCGTCACCACTTGAAAGCGCCGATCATCGAGGCGAGTCGCGAGCAACTCGGCGTTGTATTCGTGTTGCTTGCCGCGAAGGTTGACGGTCACCGGCAAACGCAATTCCAGCTGCGCGCCGGGCGCCAGATCGTTGATCGGGCGCAGATCGATTTGCGCGCTGATCAGCGCTTCGGGGAAGTTCTTGATGTCGAACAGGTCCTTGCGCATGCGTTCGTCACGCAACGGAATGCCGCTGTTCACCGATTCCATCTCGACTTCGACCTGCGCCAGCCCTTTGGGATCGACCTTGCCGTGCAGCACCAGGAAGCGCTGCACTTCGGAAATATTGGCGTTCTTGGTGCTGATGAACGACAGCCGCGACGACTCGCCGTCCAGATACCAATCCGCACGCGCCGCCAGCGAGGCAGCGGCCAGCAGCATAAAAGTGAGGGTTTTGCAGAGGGAACGGTTGAACATAAAGACCCGTGGGGCAGATAAACCTGAGCGAACCTTAACCGGGCGTGGACGCGTTGCAAACCTCGAAGATGAAAAGAGTGTGGGAGCAAGGCTTGCCCGCGATGGCGCCCCTGAAATGTCCTCGCGGCCAAGCCTTGCTCCCACCGAAGCGCGCCGCCCTCAAGGTTGCAAGCGGCAGCCTTGGCGCTCGCCGGTCCACTGCGCGCTGTTGCTGCGCCCCATGCCGCTGACGGTCACGCGTCTGGCCGCCTCATCATCGACAAAACCACTGAACGGCAGCCACTGCTTCACATAACCCCGGCAATACCCGGCGTCATTGTTCATCACATAGCGGCACGAGCAATATTCCTTGGCGGTGTAGGCGCTGATGATGTCCGGGAACGCCCACAGCGCCACCCGCTCGTGCCAGATCCAGCCCGACAGCAACGTCAGCAGCAACATCAGCAGCAACAGAAAAAAACTGCTGAATGGACGACGCCGGACAAACCCGCTCATGGCTGCACCTTCGCCGCGAACGCGTCAAGCGCGAGTTTCAGCAACTCGTTATGCCGATACGTGCCGTCGCGATCATCGCCATAACGCACGATCACCAATTGTTCACTGGGAATCACGTAAAGCGCCTGCCCCCAATGCCCCAACGCGGCGAAGGTATCGGCGGGCGCGTCGGGCCACGGTCGCGCCGCGCCGTCGACTTCGCGATTGAGCCACCAATGGCCGCCGGGCACCGCTTCATCCTGACTGGCGCGATATCCGGCAAAGGGTTGCAGATTGAAAGCGACCCAATCCCTGGGCAGCAATTGCCGATCGTGCCAGCGCCCGTCACGCGCCATCAGCAGCCCGATCCGCGCCAGATCCCGCGCGGTCAGGTAGGCATAGGAAGAAGCAACAAATGTCCCAGTGGCATCGCGCTCCCACACCGCATGGCGAATGCCCAGCGGCGCGAACAGCGCGGTCCACGGATAGTCCGCATACCGGCTCGGCCCGACCATGCTTTTCAGCGCGGCCGCGAGCAGGTTGCTGTCGCCACTGGAATAACGAAACGCCTGCCCCGGCGGAGCAAAGCTGTCGTGCGCAGCGGTGAATGCGGCCATGTCGGCATGACCGCGGGTGTAAAGCATGGCAACCACCGAAGACTTCAGCGGCGCGTATTCGTAGTCTTCCTGCCAGTCCAGGCCGGAGGCCCAGTGCAGCAAGTCGGCCAGGGTGATCGCCGGGTGGTTGTTCAGCGCGGGGTAGAACTTCACCGCCGGGTCTTGCAACGCGAACAAACCCTCGCCATACGCCACGCCCAACACCGTGGCCATCAGGCTTTTGCTGATCGACCAGGTCAGGTGCGGCGTGTCGGCGGTGGTCGCGCCGGCATAGCGTTCGTAGATCAATTGGCCGTCGCGGATCACCAGCAAGGCGTCGGTGCGCACGCCGGTTCGGGTGGCGTCATCGCGAGGCGCGAAGGCGTAGGATTCCAAAGCTTGAAGTGCCGGGCCGGTGATTTGCGCGCCGGTGGACCACTGCTCGGCGGGCCAGTTTTCGGCGAGGGCCGGGGTGCTGAGCAGGAGGATGAAAAGCAGCGGCAAGCCTTTGAACATGGCGATGGCTCGGGGAAAGAATCTGCTGAGCCTAGTTGAGGTTGGTTACAGTTCTGAATGTGTGTTTTCGATAAGGACGCCTTCGCGGGCAAGCCTCGCTCCTACAGGGACTATGCATTGCCATTGCAGGAGCGAGGCTTGCCCGCGAAGAGGCCATTCAGTCCAACACAAATTCAGTCAACGCTTTGGCCAAGCGCTTCGACCGCGCCCCCGCCGCCAGATCCATGACCGCTTGATCGCGCTGCCACATCGCCGCCCACTCTGCCGGGCCGCTGGCCATCGCTTGGTTGATCTCATTTTTGAGCGCATCAAACTGCGCAAACAACCCACCCAGCAGTACATGCGTCGCCGCACTGCTCGGCGCTTGCCGGCTGACCTCGGCGCAGCCGGCGAGCAGCGCCAGCAAACGCAAACGCAGGTGTTGCGGCCAGTCGCTGTCCTGACCGACGCCATACAGCCAGGCACTCAACGCGCTCAGCACATAGATGTCTTCCAACGTGCGGAACGGTTTGACGTAAGCGTCCCAGCCATCGCCGGCGAGCAATTCACACACCGCGTTGTCGAGAAATACCCGGCCGTGGCTGATATCTGGCATCAGCGCGATGGCCGGCAGTTTTTCCAGCCGCACGCCCGGTTCGCCGGGATAAACCACCGCCAAACTCAAGCGCGGCACTTCGCCGGATTTTTCGCTGCGCGCGGCGATCAGCAACCAGTCGGCGGCATCGCCTGCGGTGACAAAATCCTTGCGGCCATCAAGGCGCAGATCGCTGAGCCGGGTTTGCATGTCTGCCGGGCGCAGGCTGCGCTGTTCGGTCGCGCACAAGGCGCCGAGGCTGGGCGGCGCGCTCGGCCAGAGCATGCGCAGCGCCGCTTGATAACCGACCAGAAACGCCAGCCCCGGCGTCGCCATCAATCGCCCGCCGGCGACGGCCAATTCAAACGCAGTGACCGCGCCCAACTGTTGCAGCAAGCTCGAAAAACCTTCGGCCAGATCGGCATTGGCGGGCAAGCGTTCGCGACCATTCAACAGGGTTTGCCAAGGCATCAGAGGCTCCTCGTGGGCTGTCATATAAGCATCACCAAAGCTTCATGGCGATGACACCGGGGCTACATAGCCTGACTTTGCACAACACGGCTGCATAAAGAAAGTCGATCGGCTGCAACCCACGACGGGTGAACGGCCCGTACGGAGATTCGCAATGACTCAGATCGCCCGCATCAGCGACACCGGCAATGAACGCCGCCTGCAAGCCGAACGCCTGATCGGCAGCGAGGCCTTGCAGGAAGCCCAGGCCTTGCGTTTCAACGTATTCAGCGGCGAGTTCAACGCCAAACTGAAAGGCGCCGAACGCGGTCTGGACATGGATGATTATGATGTTCACTGCGCCCACATCGGCGTGCGTGATTTGAACAGCGGCCGTTTGGTCGCGACCACCCGATTGCTCGATCACACCGCCGCCAGCAGCCTCGGCAAGTTCTACAGCGAAGAAGAATTCAGCTTGCACGGGCTGGTGCATCTCAAAGGCCCGATCCTCGAAATCGGCCGTACTTGCGTCGATCCGGCTTACCGCAATGGCGGCACCATCGCCGTGCTCTGGGGCGAATTGGCCGAAGTCCTCAATCAGGGCGGCTACAGCTATTTGATGGGCTGCGCGAGCATTCCGATGCAGGACGGCGGGATTCAGGCGCACGCGATCATGCAGCGTTTGCGCGAACGTTATCTGTGCACCGAACACCTGCGCGCCGAGCCGAAAAAACCGCTGCCGACGCTGGATATTCCTTCCAACGTCATTGCCGAAATG
The window above is part of the Pseudomonas prosekii genome. Proteins encoded here:
- a CDS encoding amidase — protein: MSGFVRRRPFSSFFLLLLMLLLTLLSGWIWHERVALWAFPDIISAYTAKEYCSCRYVMNNDAGYCRGYVKQWLPFSGFVDDEAARRVTVSGMGRSNSAQWTGERQGCRLQP
- a CDS encoding serine hydrolase domain-containing protein, with the translated sequence MFKGLPLLFILLLSTPALAENWPAEQWSTGAQITGPALQALESYAFAPRDDATRTGVRTDALLVIRDGQLIYERYAGATTADTPHLTWSISKSLMATVLGVAYGEGLFALQDPAVKFYPALNNHPAITLADLLHWASGLDWQEDYEYAPLKSSVVAMLYTRGHADMAAFTAAHDSFAPPGQAFRYSSGDSNLLAAALKSMVGPSRYADYPWTALFAPLGIRHAVWERDATGTFVASSYAYLTARDLARIGLLMARDGRWHDRQLLPRDWVAFNLQPFAGYRASQDEAVPGGHWWLNREVDGAARPWPDAPADTFAALGHWGQALYVIPSEQLVIVRYGDDRDGTYRHNELLKLALDAFAAKVQP
- the olsB gene encoding L-ornithine N(alpha)-acyltransferase, whose translation is MTQIARISDTGNERRLQAERLIGSEALQEAQALRFNVFSGEFNAKLKGAERGLDMDDYDVHCAHIGVRDLNSGRLVATTRLLDHTAASSLGKFYSEEEFSLHGLVHLKGPILEIGRTCVDPAYRNGGTIAVLWGELAEVLNQGGYSYLMGCASIPMQDGGIQAHAIMQRLRERYLCTEHLRAEPKKPLPTLDIPSNVIAEMPPLLKAYMRLGAKICGEPCWDEDFQVADVFILLKRDELCPRYARHFKAAM
- a CDS encoding acyl-CoA dehydrogenase middle domain-containing protein encodes the protein MPWQTLLNGRERLPANADLAEGFSSLLQQLGAVTAFELAVAGGRLMATPGLAFLVGYQAALRMLWPSAPPSLGALCATEQRSLRPADMQTRLSDLRLDGRKDFVTAGDAADWLLIAARSEKSGEVPRLSLAVVYPGEPGVRLEKLPAIALMPDISHGRVFLDNAVCELLAGDGWDAYVKPFRTLEDIYVLSALSAWLYGVGQDSDWPQHLRLRLLALLAGCAEVSRQAPSSAATHVLLGGLFAQFDALKNEINQAMASGPAEWAAMWQRDQAVMDLAAGARSKRLAKALTEFVLD
- a CDS encoding YceI family protein; the protein is MFNRSLCKTLTFMLLAAASLAARADWYLDGESSRLSFISTKNANISEVQRFLVLHGKVDPKGLAQVEVEMESVNSGIPLRDERMRKDLFDIKNFPEALISAQIDLRPINDLAPGAQLELRLPVTVNLRGKQHEYNAELLATRLDDRRFQVVTLEPLVINAADFDLAPGLEGLRNVAGLSAISLSVPVSAVLIFTAR